A DNA window from Falco naumanni isolate bFalNau1 chromosome Z, bFalNau1.pat, whole genome shotgun sequence contains the following coding sequences:
- the MARVELD2 gene encoding MARVEL domain-containing protein 2: MPGPAPGMSRSAGSEGGRPGRSPPPRGAGAGSPLARDAEPGSAAPLPPPPLPLQPPFGPVACPGEGRRDPSGPAELKPVRRFIPDSWKKFFRGRRRNGSSWDSTASDIRYVSDGAECSPPASPHPPPPERRSVPGSFRDPFGGSGGSYSLRQEAEAMLPADPFGSLERRAGTGQTYSERVEAYNQRYAYMKSWAGLLRILGVAELLLGAAVFACVTAYVHKDNEWYNMFGYSQPYGYGASSIYGGYSYSGPKTPFILVVAGMAWVVTIVLLVLGMSMYYRTILLDSNWWPLTEFGINVALFFLYMSAAIVYVNDTNRGGLCYYQLFKTPINASFCRVEGGQTAAIIFLFATVIIYLISAVISLKLWRHEGARRHRELMEQEMKTQSSFPEKKYESDDRPKEEVTDRQLKSVERKPELRNGHIPAGHIPKPIVMPDYLAKYPAIQTNEMRDRYKAVFNDQFAEYKELSVEVHAVLKKFDELDALLRQLPHHPECIYEQERLSKVLQEYKKKKNDPAFLEKKERCEYLKNKLSHIKQQIQHYDKVMNWNVET; encoded by the exons ATGCCGGGCCCGGCGCCAGGCATGTCGAGGAGCGCCGGCTCAGAGGGCGGGCGGCCCGGTAggtccccgccgccccgcggggccggggccggctcCCCGCTCGCCCGGGACGCGGAGCCGGGGTCCGCCGCccccctgccgccgccgccgctccccctgcagcccccgtTCGGCCCCGTCGCCTGCCCCGGGGAGGGCCGGCGCGACCCGAGCGGGCCGGCCGAGCTCAAGCCGGTCCGGCGGTTCATCCCGGACTCGTGGAAGAAGTTCTTCAGAGGGAGACGCCGCAACGGCTCCAGCTGGGACAGCACGGCCTCCGACATCAGATACGTCTCGGACGGGGCCGAGTGCTCGCCGCCGGCCTCCCCGCACCCACCGCCGCCAGAGCGCAGGTCGGTGCCCGGCTCCTTCAGGGACCCTTTCGGAGGATCGGGCGGGAGCTACAGCTTGCGGCAGGAGGCCGAAGCCATGCTGCCCGCGGACCCCTTCGGGTCACTGGAGCGCCGCGCTGGCACCGGCCAGACGTACAGCGAGCGGGTGGAGGCCTACAACCAGCGGTACGCCTACATGAAGTCCTGGGCCGGACTGCTCAGGATCCTCGgcgtggcagagctgctgctgggcgcCGCCGTCTTCGCCTGTGTCACGGCCTACGTGCACAAGGATAACGAGTGGTACAACATGTTCGGGTACTCGCAGCCCTACGGCTACGGGGCTAGCAGCATCTACGGAGGCTACTCCTACAGTGGACCCAAAACGCCTTTCATCCTGGTAGTGGCGGGAATGGCGTGGGTAGTCACGAtagtgctgctggtgctgggcatgTCGATGTACTACCGGACTATACTCCTTGATTCCAACTGGTGGCCTCTGACCGAGTTTGGAATTAATGTGGCCTTGTTTTTTCTGTACATGTCAGCTGCCATAGTGTATGTAAACGACACCAACCGAGGCGGGCTCTGCTATTACCAGTTGTTTAAGACACCGATAAATGCATCTTTTTGCCGTGTAGAGGGAGGTCAGACAGCAGCAATCATCTTCTTGTTTGCCACAGTGATAATCTATCTAATTAGTGCGGTGATTTCTCTAAAGTTATGGAGGCATGAAGGAGCTAGGAGGCACAGGGAATTAATGGAACAGGAG ATGAAAACACAGTCCTCTTTTCCGGAAAAGAAG tatGAAAGTGATGACAGACCGAAAGAAGAAGTCACTGACAGGCAGCTTAAATctgtggaaagaaaaccagaactgCGTAATGGTCATATACCTGCAGGCCACATTCCTAAACCTATAGTGATGCCAGATTACTTAGC gAAATACCCAGCAATTCAAACAAATGAAATGCGAGACCGGTACAAAGCAGTATTCAATGATCAGTTTGCTGAGTATAAAGAACTGTCTGTGGAAGTTcatgctgtattaaaaaagttTGACGAGCTGGATGCATTGCTGAGACAGCTTCCTCACCATCCTGAATGCATATAT GAGCAGGAAAGACTATCAAAAGTTCTGCAAGAAtacaagaagaagaaaaat GATCCTGcatttctggagaaaaaggagcGTTGTGAATATCTGAAGAATAAGCTTTCTCACATAAAACAACAGATTCAGCACTATGATAAAGTTATGAATTGGAATGTAGAAACTTAG